One segment of Aquimarina sp. BL5 DNA contains the following:
- a CDS encoding ATP-binding cassette domain-containing protein — MIKIQNLRFRYPKSKVILDDVSLSFESGNIYGLFGRNGEGKSTLMKIMTGLLFPKGGSCQVFGENVSRKHIRCLQEVFFIPEDFELAALKISKYEEVNSVFYPQFSKEQFYELIKEFHLSPDENIATLSFGQKKKVLIAFGIATNTKLLLLDEPTNGLDIPSKSQFRKIIAKVADQGKCIVIATHQVRDLHSLINHLMILDQSKVVFDESLFEVSEHLWFGKPTDKDKHTIIYDEPSLGGKAVLPKLDKDETDVDLELLFNAVLNESNRINQVLKKRYHDVSI; from the coding sequence ATGATTAAAATTCAAAATCTTAGATTTCGCTATCCAAAGAGTAAAGTAATCCTTGATGATGTGTCATTAAGTTTTGAATCAGGAAATATTTACGGGTTGTTTGGTAGAAATGGTGAAGGAAAAAGTACGCTAATGAAAATTATGACAGGATTACTGTTTCCCAAAGGTGGGTCTTGTCAGGTTTTTGGAGAGAATGTATCTAGGAAACATATTAGATGTCTTCAAGAAGTATTCTTTATTCCAGAAGATTTTGAGTTAGCAGCCTTAAAAATTTCTAAGTACGAAGAAGTGAATTCTGTTTTTTATCCACAGTTTTCCAAGGAGCAGTTTTATGAGTTGATTAAAGAATTTCATCTTTCTCCAGATGAGAATATTGCAACCTTGTCATTTGGTCAAAAGAAAAAAGTACTAATAGCTTTTGGGATTGCGACCAATACAAAATTATTATTATTGGATGAACCTACCAATGGACTTGATATCCCATCCAAAAGTCAGTTTAGAAAAATTATAGCGAAGGTTGCGGATCAAGGAAAATGTATCGTTATAGCTACACATCAGGTTAGAGATTTGCATAGTTTGATCAATCATTTAATGATACTGGATCAGTCTAAGGTAGTCTTCGATGAATCACTTTTTGAAGTTTCAGAACATCTTTGGTTTGGTAAACCTACAGATAAGGATAAGCATACTATTATCTATGATGAACCTTCATTAGGAGGAAAGGCGGTTTTGCCAAAACTAGATAAAGATGAAACAGATGTAGATCTGGAGTTGTTATTTAATGCTGTGCTAAACGAATCAAATAGAATAAACCAAGTATTAAAAAAGAGATATCATGATGTATCAATTTAG
- a CDS encoding 3'-5' exonuclease yields MELNLKRPICFFDLETTGINISKDRIVEISILKVFPNGNKESKTWLVNPEMPIPRETTEVHGITDEKVANEPTFRQLASKVSEMIKGCDLGGFNSNRFDIPLLAEELLRADLDFDMKNTVAVDVQTIFHKMEKRTLAAAYKFYCDKDLENAHSAEADTNATYEVLKAQLDRYSELENDTKFLAEFSSRKQFADFAGFIAYDKEGREVFSFGKHKGKLVEKVMEEEPGYFGWLQNADFPLYTKKVLTAVRLRKLNNSLKL; encoded by the coding sequence ATGGAGCTTAATTTAAAAAGACCGATCTGTTTTTTTGATCTGGAAACAACCGGTATTAATATTTCTAAAGATCGAATCGTGGAAATCTCTATTCTTAAAGTTTTTCCCAATGGAAACAAGGAAAGCAAAACTTGGCTAGTCAATCCAGAGATGCCAATTCCACGAGAGACTACCGAAGTACATGGTATTACTGATGAAAAAGTAGCGAATGAGCCTACTTTTAGGCAATTAGCAAGTAAAGTTAGCGAAATGATTAAAGGATGTGATCTGGGAGGGTTTAATTCTAATCGTTTCGATATTCCTTTACTAGCTGAAGAATTATTACGTGCTGATTTAGATTTTGATATGAAAAATACAGTGGCGGTAGATGTGCAAACTATTTTTCATAAAATGGAAAAGAGAACATTAGCTGCTGCATATAAATTTTATTGTGATAAGGATTTAGAGAATGCACATTCTGCAGAGGCTGATACGAATGCAACATACGAAGTTCTCAAAGCACAGTTGGATAGGTATTCAGAGTTAGAGAATGATACTAAGTTTCTTGCCGAATTTAGTTCCAGAAAACAATTTGCAGATTTTGCAGGTTTTATTGCCTATGATAAAGAAGGAAGAGAGGTATTTTCTTTTGGGAAACATAAAGGTAAATTGGTAGAAAAGGTGATGGAAGAAGAGCCAGGATATTTTGGTTGGCTTCAGAATGCGGATTTTCCTTTATATACAAAGAAAGTTCTTACTGCAGTGAGGCTACGTAAACTAAATAATAGTCTTAAACTTTAA
- a CDS encoding metal ABC transporter solute-binding protein, Zn/Mn family: MKKIVIILIVSIFVFSCKQETKDPNAKLNVVTTTTMITDLVKNIGGDLITVEGLMGSGVDPHLYKASEGDVTKLVNADVIFYNGLHLEGKLVEVFEKMGNQNMKTIAVGEVLNKSTLIGSDYFASNYDPHIWFSVKNWKQVTAFTIEKLKELDPKNALAFETNGKAYLEKLDILEAELKGIIGTLPKEKRILVTAHDAFSYFGKEYEFNVVGLQGLSTATEAGVQDVQKLATFIIENKVKAIFVETSVPKRTIEALQAAVKSKDHEVIIGGTLYSDALGNPGTIEGTYIGMFEYNVNTIVNALK, encoded by the coding sequence ATGAAAAAAATAGTTATAATACTGATAGTTTCAATATTCGTTTTTTCTTGCAAACAAGAAACAAAAGATCCTAATGCAAAATTAAATGTAGTTACCACCACAACTATGATTACAGATCTTGTAAAAAATATTGGAGGTGATCTAATAACGGTAGAAGGATTAATGGGTTCAGGAGTAGACCCTCATTTGTACAAGGCCAGTGAAGGTGATGTTACAAAATTAGTTAACGCAGATGTTATCTTTTATAATGGATTGCATCTAGAAGGCAAACTGGTAGAAGTCTTCGAAAAGATGGGAAATCAAAATATGAAAACTATTGCGGTTGGAGAAGTTTTAAACAAAAGCACCCTTATCGGTTCTGATTATTTCGCTTCTAACTATGACCCTCATATCTGGTTTAGTGTTAAAAACTGGAAACAAGTTACAGCTTTTACTATCGAAAAATTAAAAGAATTAGATCCTAAAAATGCGTTAGCTTTTGAAACTAATGGGAAAGCATATCTAGAAAAACTAGATATACTTGAAGCAGAACTTAAAGGAATCATAGGAACATTACCCAAAGAAAAAAGAATATTAGTAACAGCTCACGATGCTTTTAGTTATTTTGGGAAAGAATATGAGTTTAATGTAGTTGGTCTGCAAGGATTATCTACTGCTACAGAAGCGGGTGTGCAAGATGTACAGAAGTTAGCAACCTTCATCATAGAAAATAAAGTAAAAGCTATTTTTGTCGAAACATCAGTTCCTAAACGTACTATTGAAGCCTTACAGGCAGCTGTAAAATCAAAAGATCATGAAGTAATTATTGGAGGAACTTTATATTCTGACGCCCTTGGAAATCCAGGAACCATAGAAGGAACATATATCGGAATGTTCGAATACAATGTTAATACAATTGTAAATGCTTTGAAGTAA
- a CDS encoding metal ABC transporter permease, giving the protein MDILEYIELVFTDYTLRTITLGTAVLGAICGMLGSFAVLRKQSLLGDAISHAALPGIAIAFLIIGAKNSNAFLLGALISGLIGSFWIRGIIRKTHLKSDTALGLILSLFFGFGMLLLTYIQKLPNANQAGLENYLFGQAATLLASDVWMMSLVTGICLIVLLLFWKELKISLFDADYTKTLGFNIKFLDILITTFIVIAIVLGLQTVGVVLMSAMILAPAAAARQWTNSLSIMVILAAFFGAFSGVIGTAISASHNNLSTGPVIVLVAAVFVLVSFIFSPGRGLLFREIRFRKNRNDLELHKTLSFMYNIVKDHEDISHPHAIKILNNFQGFTKRSLQKLEDKDYVTIEGNMWSLTTSGYETAANLYNQLTQTEDE; this is encoded by the coding sequence ATGGATATTCTAGAATATATAGAACTTGTTTTTACAGATTATACCCTTCGTACAATTACGTTAGGAACAGCTGTTTTGGGAGCAATCTGTGGGATGTTAGGTAGTTTTGCAGTACTAAGAAAACAAAGTCTTCTGGGAGACGCAATTTCGCATGCTGCTTTACCAGGTATCGCAATTGCTTTTTTAATCATTGGAGCAAAAAACAGTAATGCTTTTTTATTAGGAGCACTGATAAGTGGTTTAATCGGAAGTTTCTGGATTAGAGGAATTATAAGAAAAACCCATCTTAAATCCGATACCGCATTAGGATTGATTCTTTCTTTATTTTTTGGTTTTGGGATGCTTTTACTTACTTATATTCAAAAACTACCAAATGCCAATCAAGCCGGTTTAGAAAACTATCTTTTTGGGCAAGCAGCGACACTTTTAGCGAGTGATGTATGGATGATGTCTCTGGTAACAGGAATATGCCTCATTGTTCTACTACTCTTTTGGAAAGAACTTAAAATATCACTTTTTGATGCTGATTACACCAAAACTTTAGGCTTTAATATTAAATTTCTAGACATTCTGATTACTACATTTATAGTTATTGCTATCGTGTTAGGTTTACAAACAGTTGGTGTTGTTTTAATGAGTGCTATGATTTTGGCTCCAGCCGCTGCGGCGAGGCAATGGACTAACAGTTTATCAATAATGGTTATTCTTGCAGCTTTCTTTGGTGCTTTTTCCGGAGTTATTGGAACAGCTATAAGTGCCAGTCACAACAACCTTTCTACAGGACCTGTAATTGTATTAGTTGCGGCTGTTTTTGTATTAGTTTCCTTTATATTTTCTCCAGGACGAGGATTGTTATTTAGGGAGATCCGTTTTAGAAAAAACAGAAATGATCTAGAGTTACATAAAACACTTTCGTTTATGTACAATATTGTAAAAGATCATGAAGATATTTCACATCCACATGCTATCAAAATATTAAATAATTTTCAAGGATTTACCAAAAGGTCTTTACAAAAACTAGAAGATAAAGATTATGTCACAATCGAAGGTAATATGTGGTCACTAACGACATCGGGATATGAGACCGCAGCCAATCTATACAATCAATTAACACAGACAGAAGATGAGTAG
- a CDS encoding fumarylacetoacetate hydrolase family protein, translating to MKLICIGRNYTDHIEELENEKPTDPVVFMKPDTSILLKKQPFFIPDFSDDIHHEVEILVKIKKVGKHIDRKFAYKYYDEIGLGIDFTARDLQSELKSKGLPWEKAKAFDGAAVIGNWMSKENFPDVNNINFHLEKNAETVQKGNTGFMLWKIDELIEYVSKYFTLKIGDVIFTGTPAGVGAVKADDTLTGFIEKQQIFSIRIK from the coding sequence ATGAAGCTTATTTGTATAGGTCGTAATTATACGGATCATATCGAAGAATTAGAAAACGAGAAACCAACCGATCCCGTGGTTTTCATGAAACCAGATACTTCGATTTTGTTAAAAAAACAACCTTTCTTTATTCCTGATTTTTCTGATGATATCCATCATGAGGTAGAAATTTTAGTCAAAATTAAAAAGGTTGGAAAGCATATTGATCGAAAATTCGCATATAAATATTACGATGAAATTGGGCTTGGAATCGATTTTACAGCCCGAGATTTACAAAGCGAATTGAAATCTAAAGGATTGCCTTGGGAAAAGGCTAAAGCTTTTGATGGAGCGGCTGTTATAGGGAATTGGATGTCCAAAGAAAATTTTCCGGATGTTAACAATATTAATTTTCACTTAGAAAAAAATGCAGAGACTGTTCAAAAAGGAAACACAGGGTTTATGCTTTGGAAAATTGATGAATTGATAGAATATGTGTCAAAATATTTTACTTTAAAGATAGGAGATGTTATCTTTACAGGAACACCGGCTGGAGTTGGAGCTGTAAAGGCAGATGATACTTTAACTGGTTTTATAGAGAAACAACAAATTTTTTCAATAAGAATCAAATAG
- a CDS encoding metal ABC transporter ATP-binding protein: protein MKNKIAVQIDDLTVAYNYKPVLWDIDLAIPEGVLMAIVGPNGAGKSTLIKSILDIIKPIAGSVKIYDKPYKKQRSLVAYVPQKGSVDWDFPTTALDVVMMGTYGSLGWIKRPGQKQKKEALEALEKVGMLAFKGRQISQLSGGQQQRIFLARALVQNASIYFMDEPFQGVDATTEKAIINILKELRKAGKTVIVVHHDLQTVPEYFDWVTFLNVKKIATGPVKDIFNDDNLTKTYGINYKVSVQQ, encoded by the coding sequence ATGAAAAACAAAATCGCTGTACAAATAGATGACCTTACTGTAGCATATAACTATAAACCTGTATTATGGGATATTGATCTAGCAATTCCAGAAGGTGTTTTAATGGCTATTGTTGGACCTAATGGTGCCGGAAAGTCTACATTAATCAAATCGATTTTGGACATCATTAAACCTATAGCAGGAAGCGTAAAAATATATGACAAACCATATAAGAAGCAAAGATCTCTAGTTGCATATGTACCACAGAAAGGAAGTGTGGATTGGGATTTTCCTACCACAGCTCTGGATGTTGTAATGATGGGAACTTATGGAAGTTTAGGCTGGATCAAAAGACCTGGACAAAAGCAAAAAAAAGAAGCGCTTGAAGCTTTAGAAAAAGTAGGAATGCTTGCCTTTAAAGGTCGACAGATTAGTCAGCTTTCCGGAGGACAACAGCAACGTATTTTCTTAGCTAGGGCATTGGTTCAAAATGCATCTATTTATTTTATGGATGAACCGTTTCAAGGAGTAGACGCTACCACGGAAAAAGCAATAATAAACATTCTAAAAGAACTAAGAAAAGCAGGAAAAACAGTAATCGTAGTGCATCACGATCTACAAACAGTTCCAGAATATTTTGATTGGGTAACTTTTCTCAATGTAAAAAAGATAGCAACTGGACCTGTGAAAGATATTTTCAACGATGACAACCTTACCAAAACCTATGGTATTAATTATAAAGTAAGTGTACAACAATAG
- a CDS encoding GntR family transcriptional regulator: MDFDNSKPIYLQIVDLFYENILARKWKEDERIPSVREIAVMVEVNPNTAIRAFNHLQEEKVIYNKRGIGYFVSENGYQTVLHIKRKEFMEEMLPDVVKKMRLLDIKFEEFKKTYDQNINNIDDEKK; this comes from the coding sequence ATGGATTTTGATAATAGCAAACCTATTTATCTACAGATCGTGGATCTCTTTTATGAAAATATTCTTGCCAGAAAATGGAAAGAAGATGAAAGGATACCATCTGTAAGAGAAATTGCTGTTATGGTAGAAGTAAATCCCAATACTGCTATACGAGCCTTTAATCATCTTCAGGAAGAAAAGGTGATTTATAATAAAAGAGGGATCGGGTATTTTGTTTCTGAAAATGGGTATCAAACAGTACTTCATATTAAAAGAAAAGAATTTATGGAAGAGATGTTACCCGATGTGGTTAAAAAAATGAGATTACTGGATATAAAGTTTGAAGAGTTTAAAAAAACGTATGATCAAAATATAAACAATATAGATGATGAAAAGAAGTAA
- a CDS encoding metal-dependent transcriptional regulator — translation MTNKLNLNNLTKSEEDYLKALFHLLIEGDSVKVGNNQLADYLKVSPASTNNMIKKLKAKKYVVSEKYGKLELTEEGRSIAVRLIRKHRLWETFLCNYLNFSWDEVHDVAEQLEHIKSQKLINELDRFMDFPTKDPHGEVIPNANGEYSVLPKITLSSLEEGAVCQLVSVNDASVTFLKYVSEIGLALSSEIKVLEVREFDSSIKIQFNQTEETVTRKFADNVFVKVI, via the coding sequence ATGACTAACAAATTAAATTTGAATAATTTAACAAAAAGTGAAGAAGATTATTTAAAGGCTCTTTTTCATTTACTTATAGAGGGGGATTCTGTAAAAGTAGGGAACAATCAACTAGCTGATTATCTAAAAGTTTCTCCTGCTTCCACAAATAACATGATTAAAAAGCTAAAAGCTAAGAAGTATGTTGTAAGTGAGAAATATGGTAAGTTAGAGCTTACAGAAGAAGGGAGATCTATAGCAGTTCGTCTAATCCGAAAACATAGATTATGGGAAACATTTCTTTGTAATTATTTAAATTTCAGTTGGGATGAAGTCCATGATGTTGCGGAACAGCTAGAACATATAAAATCTCAAAAATTGATTAATGAATTGGATCGTTTTATGGATTTCCCTACTAAAGATCCTCATGGAGAAGTAATTCCAAATGCAAATGGGGAATATTCTGTTTTGCCGAAAATTACATTATCGTCATTAGAAGAAGGAGCCGTTTGTCAGTTAGTTTCTGTAAATGATGCTTCTGTAACATTTCTTAAATATGTATCGGAAATTGGTTTAGCATTAAGTAGTGAGATAAAGGTGTTAGAAGTAAGAGAATTCGATAGTTCTATAAAGATACAGTTTAATCAAACGGAAGAAACTGTTACCAGAAAATTTGCGGATAATGTTTTTGTGAAGGTGATATAG
- a CDS encoding DUF4386 domain-containing protein, whose translation MYSIKKLGRVTGVLLIIEMAIGMLINISLLGPLIFTSDFITKISENTNQVLISILLIIIIKTIGVGVAIMLFSVFKKLHRGFALWYLCLSVILFVIGILDNTIILSLVSFSEAYFKQGVNNTNNLEAIGSILKGTRGWVHMMDLLVSSISLSIFYYLMYMSKFVPRILSILCFFAAILIFINVLLAFFGTGSMYLYMPMAISQLMFLVWLIIKGFNGTDKLQEAV comes from the coding sequence ATGTATTCAATCAAAAAACTCGGAAGAGTAACAGGTGTCTTACTTATCATAGAAATGGCCATAGGGATGCTAATTAATATTTCTTTATTGGGGCCTTTAATTTTTACATCTGATTTTATTACAAAGATTTCAGAAAACACGAATCAGGTTCTAATTTCGATACTTCTAATTATAATTATTAAAACAATAGGTGTTGGTGTAGCGATTATGCTTTTTTCGGTTTTTAAAAAACTGCACAGAGGATTTGCGCTTTGGTATCTATGCCTTAGTGTTATTCTTTTTGTAATTGGTATTTTGGATAATACAATTATATTATCCTTAGTGTCTTTTAGTGAAGCATATTTTAAGCAGGGAGTAAATAATACGAATAATCTTGAAGCTATAGGGAGTATATTAAAAGGAACAAGAGGATGGGTTCATATGATGGATTTACTTGTTTCCAGTATTTCACTTTCTATCTTTTATTATTTAATGTATATGTCAAAATTTGTTCCTAGAATTTTGTCAATCTTATGTTTTTTTGCTGCTATTTTGATTTTTATAAATGTATTGTTGGCATTTTTTGGTACAGGTTCTATGTATTTATACATGCCAATGGCAATCAGTCAATTAATGTTCCTAGTTTGGCTTATAATCAAAGGGTTTAATGGGACCGACAAACTTCAAGAAGCGGTTTAA
- a CDS encoding GIN domain-containing protein yields the protein MKRSNLILLGVLGAIFLYFTILQFSAHNYVKKGVIQESGPIKSETRKVSDFRSIDVRDNIRVYFKQKSIKEITIEAPENFIPHIKTKVNQGTLMIEKIKSINTDDTIKVFISNHHLDTVKVGSTGHFKTIGIVTGKELILEFTGESTGDVEVTYELIKCKTTSDANIKLKGNSKEINFSN from the coding sequence ATGAAAAGAAGTAATCTGATTCTGTTAGGTGTTCTGGGAGCTATCTTTCTTTATTTTACGATACTTCAGTTTTCTGCACATAATTATGTAAAGAAAGGAGTAATTCAAGAGAGTGGCCCAATAAAATCAGAAACAAGAAAGGTTTCTGATTTTAGAAGTATAGATGTACGAGATAACATAAGGGTGTATTTTAAACAAAAAAGTATAAAAGAAATTACTATTGAAGCTCCGGAAAATTTTATACCTCATATAAAAACAAAAGTGAATCAAGGAACATTAATGATCGAAAAAATAAAAAGCATCAATACAGATGATACCATAAAAGTATTTATTTCTAATCATCATTTGGATACTGTAAAAGTAGGTTCAACGGGCCATTTTAAAACTATAGGAATAGTAACCGGAAAAGAATTGATACTAGAGTTCACAGGAGAGAGTACTGGTGATGTAGAAGTGACGTATGAGTTGATAAAATGCAAAACTACCTCTGATGCAAACATAAAACTAAAAGGTAATTCTAAAGAAATTAATTTTTCAAACTAA
- a CDS encoding transporter has translation MQIRRIILLTFLSCLSFNAIFSQETNKLGTLVTDRPDQTESPTLVPKGYLQIETGAFYEDAGEDAFKQKTTTFNTTLLRYGLLDNLELRVGWDFAETKTEINSTELDDIESGLSPLLLGAKIGITEEKGWLPEIGILGHLYLPFTAGNDFKPETTGVDFRFSFAHTLNEKSSFSYNLGAAWGDDSPEAAYVYTVVYGYSITDNLGVYAELYGDFPEDSRANHLWDAGFTYLLSDSIQLDATVGSGITDGQNLLLSAGVSVRLPN, from the coding sequence ATGCAAATACGCAGAATCATCTTACTTACTTTTTTGAGTTGTCTAAGTTTCAACGCTATTTTTTCTCAGGAAACCAACAAACTTGGAACCTTAGTTACTGATCGACCTGATCAAACCGAATCTCCTACTTTAGTGCCGAAAGGGTACCTTCAAATAGAAACTGGTGCTTTTTATGAAGATGCTGGAGAAGATGCTTTCAAACAAAAAACCACAACCTTTAATACTACATTACTCAGATACGGATTATTAGACAATCTAGAACTAAGAGTAGGATGGGATTTTGCAGAAACTAAAACCGAAATTAATAGCACAGAACTAGATGATATAGAAAGTGGATTATCACCATTATTATTGGGAGCTAAAATTGGAATTACTGAAGAAAAAGGATGGTTACCCGAAATAGGAATTTTGGGACACCTATATTTACCATTTACGGCTGGGAATGATTTTAAACCAGAAACTACGGGAGTAGATTTTAGATTTTCGTTTGCACACACACTTAATGAAAAATCAAGCTTTTCTTATAATCTGGGAGCCGCTTGGGGCGATGATTCTCCTGAAGCAGCATATGTTTATACGGTTGTTTATGGATACAGCATCACAGATAACTTAGGTGTATATGCAGAACTATATGGAGATTTTCCAGAAGATAGTAGAGCCAATCACCTTTGGGATGCAGGTTTTACTTATTTATTAAGTGATTCAATACAACTGGATGCTACTGTTGGATCCGGAATCACCGATGGACAAAATCTATTACTAAGTGCAGGTGTTAGTGTAAGACTACCCAACTAA
- a CDS encoding DUF2306 domain-containing protein, with product MNSNTSAVSTLKNSNVWASKTLNISVQFWFIIAVIGQWIFAYYVTAFYGGAAIDGDFMKWNRVLPHGYVPGGTMGNVAVGIHLLLAVIMMIGGPLQFVSQIRTRARSFHRWNGKLYIITAFIISFSGVYMVITKGTISGLIGDISVSFNGVLIMLFAALAWRTAVARKFNSHRRWALRLFLVVNGVWFFRIGLMLWLFIHGEAVGFDPETFRGPFLTFLGIGQYVIPLIVLEMYLHANKRKNIPVKIAMSTFLVILTVLTGIGVFAATMGMWLPRL from the coding sequence ATGAATTCTAATACTAGTGCCGTGAGCACTTTAAAAAACTCAAATGTATGGGCCAGTAAAACCTTGAACATCTCAGTTCAGTTTTGGTTTATAATCGCAGTAATAGGTCAATGGATTTTCGCATATTATGTCACCGCTTTTTATGGAGGCGCTGCTATAGATGGGGATTTTATGAAATGGAATCGTGTGCTGCCACATGGATATGTTCCTGGCGGAACTATGGGGAATGTAGCAGTTGGGATACATCTTTTATTGGCGGTTATTATGATGATTGGTGGACCACTTCAGTTTGTTTCACAAATCAGAACTCGAGCTCGTTCATTTCATCGTTGGAATGGAAAGTTATACATTATAACTGCGTTTATAATAAGTTTTAGCGGTGTCTATATGGTAATTACAAAAGGTACTATTAGTGGTTTAATAGGTGATATAAGCGTAAGTTTTAATGGAGTTCTTATTATGCTTTTTGCAGCTTTGGCCTGGCGCACTGCAGTTGCCCGTAAATTTAATTCGCATCGTCGTTGGGCATTGCGTTTGTTCTTAGTGGTTAACGGAGTTTGGTTTTTTAGGATTGGATTAATGTTGTGGCTTTTTATTCACGGAGAAGCCGTAGGTTTTGATCCAGAAACATTTAGAGGACCATTTCTTACCTTTTTGGGAATTGGACAATATGTAATACCATTAATTGTCTTAGAAATGTATTTGCATGCAAATAAAAGAAAGAACATTCCAGTTAAAATCGCAATGTCTACTTTTCTTGTAATACTTACAGTGCTTACAGGAATTGGAGTTTTTGCTGCAACTATGGGCATGTGGTTGCCTCGGTTATAA
- a CDS encoding metal ABC transporter permease, protein MSSAQIEIQLIASLVAIACAIPGTFLVLRKMALITDAISHSILPGIVIGFFITHDLSSPLLILLAALSGVLTVVLVEFIQKTGLVKEDTAIGLVFPALFSIGVIMIAQNANDVHLDIDAVLLGELAFAPFDRLIAWGTDLGPKSLWIIGTILLVTLGLLFAFFKELKVSTFDAGLAAALGLSPVVMHYGLMTVASITTVGAFDAVGAILVIAFMIAPAAIAYLLTNNLKKMLLLACMFGVIAAIGGYWLAHGLDTSISGSMTSVLGILFLAVYLFAPSKGYFSVLYRQKQQRIEVSLLTFLLHLGNHADDETERHVKHLNEHINWQKVKSKSVLDLALKNNMIEIDNNVVSLTEKGLHFTTEAIDYIVTNKNSEIENMKDRFFLFRG, encoded by the coding sequence ATGAGTAGTGCACAGATAGAAATACAATTGATTGCAAGCTTAGTAGCAATTGCCTGTGCTATTCCAGGTACATTTTTAGTACTGCGCAAGATGGCTTTGATTACAGATGCCATTAGCCATTCTATTTTACCAGGAATTGTAATTGGATTTTTTATTACACACGATCTTTCTTCTCCTCTGTTAATTCTTCTTGCCGCCTTAAGTGGAGTACTTACAGTTGTGCTTGTAGAATTCATTCAGAAAACCGGATTAGTTAAAGAGGACACAGCAATTGGACTAGTTTTTCCGGCTTTGTTCAGTATCGGAGTTATTATGATTGCACAAAATGCTAATGATGTCCATCTGGATATAGATGCAGTACTTTTAGGAGAGCTGGCTTTTGCTCCCTTCGATAGACTTATTGCCTGGGGAACTGATTTAGGACCTAAATCCTTATGGATTATCGGAACTATATTATTGGTTACTCTGGGATTACTTTTTGCATTCTTTAAAGAATTAAAAGTAAGTACATTCGATGCTGGTCTTGCGGCAGCACTAGGGTTATCGCCCGTTGTGATGCATTATGGTCTAATGACAGTAGCATCTATAACTACAGTTGGAGCTTTTGATGCGGTTGGAGCTATTTTAGTCATTGCTTTTATGATTGCTCCTGCTGCTATCGCATATCTACTGACTAATAATCTTAAAAAAATGTTACTATTAGCTTGTATGTTTGGAGTAATCGCTGCTATAGGGGGATATTGGTTGGCACATGGTTTAGATACTTCTATTTCGGGATCCATGACCAGCGTACTAGGTATTCTATTTCTGGCAGTATACTTATTTGCTCCTAGTAAAGGATATTTTTCTGTTCTGTATCGTCAAAAGCAACAACGCATCGAGGTTTCATTGCTTACATTTTTATTACACTTAGGGAATCATGCAGATGATGAAACAGAAAGACACGTAAAACACCTAAATGAGCATATTAATTGGCAAAAAGTAAAATCGAAATCAGTTCTAGATCTAGCCTTAAAAAATAATATGATTGAAATTGATAATAATGTCGTTTCATTAACCGAAAAAGGGCTACATTTTACTACAGAAGCTATTGATTATATTGTAACTAATAAGAACTCTGAAATCGAAAACATGAAGGATAGATTTTTCTTGTTTAGAGGATAG
- a CDS encoding Hpt domain-containing protein — translation MSKGYSLESVNELSGGDDEFITVLVQTFLEEIPPDLDSMGQAVKNNDPKTAYQFAHKMKPNLQLFGIDLLKEIKQVEAWSKSGKTQSEIEPILNHIVTTVNGAIEDLKADFQ, via the coding sequence ATGAGCAAAGGGTATAGCTTAGAAAGTGTAAATGAATTATCTGGTGGAGATGATGAGTTTATAACAGTTTTAGTACAAACATTTTTAGAAGAGATACCTCCCGATTTGGATAGTATGGGACAGGCAGTTAAAAACAATGATCCCAAAACTGCGTACCAATTTGCACATAAGATGAAACCGAATCTTCAGTTGTTTGGGATTGATCTTTTAAAAGAGATTAAACAAGTAGAGGCTTGGTCTAAATCTGGTAAAACACAATCAGAAATAGAACCTATATTAAATCATATCGTTACTACAGTTAATGGGGCTATCGAAGATCTGAAAGCTGACTTTCAATAA